A stretch of the Erpetoichthys calabaricus chromosome 3, fErpCal1.3, whole genome shotgun sequence genome encodes the following:
- the LOC114648444 gene encoding 5-hydroxytryptamine receptor 1E, giving the protein METENLLVDYSGTMNFSNCTLESSFSLHSKSITEKMLLALTLGIIMFFTTLLNSAVITAICITKKLHQPANYLICSLAVTDFLVAILVMPLSIMYIIMETWSLGYVICEAWLSLDMTCCTCSILHLCAIALDRYWAITNAIEYARKRTVKRAAVMIMTVWTISIFISVPPLFWRHTNAESNFSQCIIEHDHIVYTIYSTFGAFYIPLTLILILYYRIYHAAKSLYQKRGSSRHLSNRSNDSQNSYTHCKLTQTFCVTDISTSDPTMGFDKMNVNIRIPPFETEMDNACDKNQISSSRERKAARILGLILGAFVVCWMPFFMKELFVGLQILTASPRVSDFLTWLGYTNSLINPLLYTSFNEDFKVAFKRLVKCKDHL; this is encoded by the coding sequence ATGGAAACAGAAAACCTTCTAGTGGATTACTCTGGAACAATGAATTTCTCAAACTGCACACTTGAATCCAGCTTTTCTTTACACTCAAAGTCAATCACAGAGAAAATGCTGCTAGCTCTTACATTAGGAATAATTATGTTTTTCACCACACTTTTAAACAGTGCTGTAATAACAGCAATTTGTATTACCAAGAAATTGCACCAGCCTGCCAATTACTTGATCTGCTCTTTGGCTGTGACTGACTTTCTGGTTGCCATTCTGGTTATGCCCTTAAGCATTATGTACATCATTATGGAAACATGGTCTCTGGGTTATGTGATTTGTGAAGCATGGCTTAGTCTTGATATGACATGCTGTACATGCTCGATTCTTCACTTGTGTGCTATTGCTCTAGACAGATATTGGGCCATCACAAATGCAATTGAATATGCCAGAAAGAGAACTGTGAAACGAGCAGCAGTCATGATCATGACAGTTTGGACCATATCGATATTTATTTCAGTGCCACCTTTGTTTTGGAGACACACTAATGCAGAGAGCAATTTTTCCCAATGTATAATTGAACATGACCACATTGTTTATACAATTTATTCAACATTTGGGGCATTTTATATCCCTCTGACGttaattttaatactgtattatagGATTTATCATGCCGCGAAAAGCCTGTACCAGAAGCGTGGATCCAGTAGACACCTCAGCAACAGAAGCAACGATAGTCAAAACTCCTACACACACTGTAAGCTGACCCAGACGTTCTGCGTCACTGACATCTCCACATCAGATCCCACTATGGGCTTTGACAAAATGAATGTCAACATTCGAATCCCTCCGTTTGAGACTGAGATGGATAACGCATGTGACAAGAACCAGATCTCCAGCTCAAGGGAAAGAAAAGCAGCCCGTATCCTGGGGCTTATCTTGGGTGCCTTTGTAGTGTGCTGGATGCCATTCTTCATGAAGGAGCTATTTGTTGGACTGCAGATTCTGACAGCCTCTCCTAGAGTCTCTGATTTCCTCACTTGGCTTGGATATACCAACTCTCTCATTAATCCATTGCTCTATACAAGCTTTAATGAAGACTTCAAAGTAGCTTTTAAAAGACTAGTGAAATGCAAAGACCATTTGTAA